The following proteins are co-located in the Mesorhizobium sp. M1E.F.Ca.ET.045.02.1.1 genome:
- a CDS encoding YeaH/YhbH family protein, whose protein sequence is MPIFIDRRLNPKDKSLGNRQRFLKRAHEELKRTIRDKIRTSGIAEIDREHAVPMPRKGTSEPTFSDAKDSGHRQHILPGNRTFSPGDLIPKPGGGGAGSSAPGNTESEDDFRFVLSREEVLDLFFEDLELPDLVKLNLKQILSFKPRRAGFAATGSPTNINVGRTMRNSHGRRIALKRPKQEELDAIARQLSELESKPSNAATRERIAVLREELERLERRRKRIAYVDPVDIRFSRFDPQPLPNANAVMFCLMDVSGSMGEREKDLAKRFFVLLHLFLTRRYERTEIVFIRHTHEAKEVDEHTFFYHTQSGGTVVSTALEEMQRIIEQRYPAAEWNIYAAQASDGDNFATDSERCIELLDRRLMRLCQYFAYVEIIDERESHIFGSTENGTSLWRAYSAVDGKWPNFQMRRIAAPADIYPVFRELFARQPALRKSA, encoded by the coding sequence ATGCCGATCTTCATCGACCGCCGCCTGAACCCGAAGGACAAAAGCCTGGGCAATCGCCAGCGCTTCCTCAAGCGCGCGCATGAAGAGCTCAAGCGCACCATCCGCGACAAGATCCGGACAAGCGGCATTGCCGAGATAGACCGGGAGCACGCCGTGCCGATGCCTCGGAAAGGCACCAGCGAGCCGACGTTCAGCGACGCCAAGGACAGCGGCCATCGCCAGCACATCCTGCCCGGAAACCGGACGTTCAGCCCCGGCGACCTGATCCCCAAGCCTGGTGGCGGGGGCGCGGGCTCTTCGGCTCCGGGAAACACGGAATCCGAAGACGACTTCCGCTTTGTGCTGTCGCGCGAGGAGGTGCTCGACCTCTTCTTCGAGGACCTCGAACTGCCCGATCTGGTCAAGCTCAATCTCAAGCAGATATTGAGCTTCAAGCCGAGGCGGGCAGGCTTCGCGGCAACCGGGTCGCCGACCAACATCAATGTCGGGCGCACCATGCGAAACAGCCACGGACGCCGCATCGCGCTGAAGCGGCCCAAGCAAGAGGAATTGGATGCGATCGCCCGGCAGCTCTCCGAGCTGGAATCGAAGCCGTCAAACGCGGCAACGCGCGAGCGCATCGCCGTTCTGCGCGAGGAGCTCGAACGGCTCGAGCGCCGGCGAAAGCGGATCGCCTATGTCGATCCGGTCGACATTCGGTTCAGTCGCTTCGACCCCCAGCCCCTGCCGAATGCAAATGCCGTGATGTTCTGTCTGATGGATGTCTCGGGATCGATGGGCGAGCGCGAGAAGGATCTGGCCAAACGCTTTTTCGTGCTGCTGCACCTGTTCCTGACACGGCGCTACGAACGGACCGAGATCGTCTTTATTCGCCACACCCACGAGGCCAAGGAGGTTGACGAGCACACTTTCTTCTACCACACCCAAAGCGGCGGCACCGTGGTTTCCACGGCGCTCGAGGAAATGCAGCGCATCATCGAGCAGCGCTATCCGGCCGCCGAATGGAACATCTACGCCGCGCAGGCTTCCGACGGCGACAACTTCGCCACCGACTCCGAGCGCTGCATCGAACTGCTCGACCGCAGGCTCATGCGCCTTTGCCAGTATTTCGCCTATGTCGAGATCATCGACGAGCGGGAAAGCCACATTTTCGGCTCGACCGAGAACGGGACGTCGCTCTGGCGCGCTTACAGCGCCGTGGACGGGAAATGGCCGAATTTCCAGATGAGGCGCATAGCCGCTCCGGCGGACATCTACCCGGTCTTTCGCGAGCTCTTCGCCAGGCAGCCGGCGCTGCGCAAGAGCGCGTGA